The following proteins are encoded in a genomic region of Triticum dicoccoides isolate Atlit2015 ecotype Zavitan chromosome 1B, WEW_v2.0, whole genome shotgun sequence:
- the LOC119333841 gene encoding probable prefoldin subunit 5, which translates to MASPARIDVDKLSVEQLKALKEQTDLEVNLLQDSLSKIRTAATRLENATAALHELSLHPQGKKLLVPLTASLYVPGTLDDAEKVLVDVGTGYYIEKTMTQGKEYCERKINLLKSNFDELLEMATKKKSIADEMGMFLQAKLRQASPSSSS; encoded by the exons ATGGCGAGCCCCGCGCGCATCGACGTGGATAAGCTGAGCGTGGAGCAGCTTAAGGCGCTCAAGGAGCAGACCGATCTGGAGGTCAATCTCCTCCAGGACAGCCTATCCAAGATCCGCACCGCCGCCACCCGCCTCGAGAACGCCACGGCCGCCCTCCACGAGCTCTCCCTCCACCCCCAAG GGAAGAAGCTGCTCGTGCCGCTCACGGCGTCCCTCTATGTACCCGGCACGCTCGACGACGCCGAGAAGGTCCTCGTCGACGTTGGCACCGGCTACTACATTGAG AAAACTATGACTCAAGGAAAAGAATACTGTGAAAGGAAAATTAATTTGCTGAAGTCCAACTTCGATGAACTACTTGAG ATGGCGACCAAAAAGAAGAGCATAGCAGACGAAATGGGCATGTTTCTGCAAGCCAAGCTGAGGCAGGCATCACCGAGCTCGAGTTCGTGA